The Triticum aestivum cultivar Chinese Spring chromosome 7B, IWGSC CS RefSeq v2.1, whole genome shotgun sequence genome window below encodes:
- the LOC123162825 gene encoding putative receptor protein kinase ZmPK1, which produces MDARFASLLLLNLVHLFLRISAREFLLPGSSLSIEDSSHMLHSPDGTFTCGFKNISRNASVFSIWFSNTVDKTAVWSANHLHPVYSWGSRVMLYADGGMVLEDYNGQSVWENNVNSSSKAVKAQLLDTGNLIVKGQGDIILWQSFHSPTDTLLPYQNITSATKLVSTSRLLVPGRFSFHFDDQHLLTLFDDEKDISFIYWPNPNSDIWTKQRNSFNTTTIGVLDSWGYFLASDNLNFKASDWGIRIMRRLTLDYDGNLRLYSLNKTDGTWSVTWMALPQTCSIRSLCGMNGICVYTPRPSCACAPGYEIIDPNDRSQGCRPKFNPSCDGQEMFVKLPNTDFRGNDQSKNTSVSFHTCKKICLNDCNCKGFLYWQASGGCYPKSSLLGGEMRPGLGRSIYIKLPKTLQVSKSSIPQSQPFDPRYAPNCSAKTKYFIPDFLDQPKDSHSGLNSQYLYLLYGFLLAIFLVEVIFVALGCWFVFRMEGKQLPGVWPAEIGYEMITNHFRGYTYKELQKATQNFKDQIGCGASGHVYKGVLKDKRVVAVKRLADINQGGEEFQHELSVIGKIYHMNLVRVWGFCSDGPHRILVLEYVENGSLDKTLFSSTRLLEWKERFNIAIGVAKGLAYLHHECLEWVIHCDLKPENILLDDNLNPKISDFGLAKLVSRGGSNKNVSRIHGTRGYIAPEWVSSQPITAKVDVYSFGVVVLELLKGARVSDWASNADEEVETVFAWVIRMLAENLMLEGGQQLWISDFIDSRLNGQFNELQARTMVKLAISCVEEDTRKRPTMENVVHMFLSVVDA; this is translated from the coding sequence ATGGATGCACGCTTTGCCTCTCTACTCCTACTAAATTTGGTTCATCTGTTTTTGCGCATCTCAGCTCGTGAATTCCTCTTGCCAGGCTCCTCTCTCTCCATAGAGGATAGCTCCCATATGCTCCATTCACCAGATGGCACTTTCACCTGTGGCTTCAAAAACATTTCCCGAAATGCCTCCGTCTTCTCTATTTGGTTCTCCAACACTGTTGACAAGACTGCCGTCTGGAGCGCAAATCATCTCCATCCTGTGTACTCCTGGGGATCCCGAGTCATGCTATATGCGGATGGCGGAATGGTTCTAGAGGATTATAATGGACAGTCTGTGTGGGAAAACAATGTCAACTCTTCATCAAAAGCTGTAAAAGCTCAGTTATTGGACACCGGGAACCTCATCGTGAAGGGCCAAGGTGATATTATTCTATGGCAAAGCTTTCATTCTCCTACTGATACATTGCTGCCCTATCAGAACATTACTAGTGCTACCAAGTTGGTATCTACTAGTAGGTTACTTGTTCCTGGCCGGTTCAGCTTTCATTTTGATGATCAACATCTACTCACATTGTTTGATGATGAGAAGGATATCTCTTTTATCTACTGGCCAAATCCTAATAGTGACATATGGACAAAGCAAAGAAACTCGTTTAATACCACCACAATTGGGGTACTTGATAGTTGGGGGTATTTCCTTGCAAGTGACAATTTAAATTTTAAGGCTAGTGATTGGGGCATCAGGATTATGAGGAGGCTAACCTTGGATTACGATGGTAACCTTAGATTATATAGTCTAAATAAGACAGATGGAACATGGTCTGTCACATGGATGGCACTTCCTCAGACCTGCTCTATACGTAGTCTATGTGGTATGAATGGAATATGTGTGTATACACCTAGGCCTTCTTGTGCATGTGCCCCTGGATATGAGATCATCGACCCAAATGATAGGAGCCAAGGTTGCAGGCCGAAATTCAATCCTAGTTGTGATGGgcaggagatgtttgtgaagctaCCAAACACTGACTTCCGAGGTAATGACCAAAGCAAGAATACCTCAGTTTCATTTCATACTTGCAAGAAGATATGCTTGAACGATTGCAATTGCAAAGGTTTTTTATACTGGCAAGCAAGTGGAGGTTGCTATCCAAAGTCGTCCCTTTTGGGTGGTGAAATGAGGCCGGGTTTGGGTCGTTCTATCTATATCAAGCTTCCTAAGACATTACAGGTCTCAAAGTCCTCAATTCCTCAATCTCAACCTTTTGATCCTAGATACGCTCCTAATTGTAGTGCAAAGACCAAATATTTCATTCCCGATTTTCTGGATCAACCCAAAGATAGTCATAGTGGATTAAACTCGCAGTACTTGTACTTGTTGTATGGATTCTTATTAGCAATATTTCTTGTGGAGGTGATATTTGTGGCACTAGGGTGCTGGTTTGTGTTCAGAATGGAGGGCAAGCAGTTACCAGGAGTATGGCCAGCTGAGATTGGCTATGAAATGATAACCAACCACTTTCGCGGATACACTTACAAGGAGTTGCAGAAAGCGACTCAAAATTTTAAGGATCAAATTGGGTGTGGGGCATCTGGTCATGTATACAAGGGGGTCTTGAAGGACAAGAGAGTAGTGGCGGTGAAAAGGTTGGCAGATATAAACCAAGGCGGGGAAGAATTCCAACATGAACTGAGTGTGATTGGGAAGATTTACCATATGAATCTAGTGAGGGTATGGGGGTTTTGTTCTGATGGCCCACACAGGATATTGGTTCTAGAGTACGTTGAGAATGGTTCATTGGATAAAACTTTGTTTAGTAGCACAAGGTTACTTGAATGGAAGGAAAGGTTTAATATTGCTATAGGGGTGGCAAAAGGATTGGCATATCTTCATCATGAATGCTTGGAATGGGTTATCCATTGTGACCTGAAGCCTGAAAATATATTGTTGGATGACAACTTGAACCCGAAGATCAGTGACTTTGGCCTTGCTAAACTTGTGAGTAGAGGTGGATCCAATAAAAACGTGTCGAGGATCCATGGAACAAGAGGTTACATAGCTCCTGAGTGGGTCTCTAGCCAACCAATAACAGCAAAAGTTGATGTCTACAGCTTCGGAGTGGTTGTCTTGGAACTACTGAAGGGGGCTCGTGTTTCAGACTGGGCATCAAATGCTGACGAGGAAGTGGAAACGGTCTTTGCATGGGTCATTAGGATGCTTGCAGAAAATCTAATGTTGGAGGGTGGCCAACAGTTATGGATCTCCGACTTCATTGATTCGAGATTGAATGGCCAGTTCAATGAGTTGCAAGCAAGAACTATGGTCAAGTTGGCCATTTCTTGCGTAGAAGAAGATACCAGAAAAAGGCCCACCATGGAAAATGTTGTGCATATGTTTCTTTCGGTTGTTGATGCATAA